From Candidatus Vondammii sp. HM_W22, one genomic window encodes:
- the scpB gene encoding SMC-Scp complex subunit ScpB, translating into MSSYEKLKQIVEAALLAVGTPLTLDAILELFLEEERPDKAQLREVLKELQEDYQGRGIEVAEVGGAFRINVRAEYAPWVSRLWEERPARYSRALMETLALIAYRQPITRGEIEDIRGVSVSSNIVKTLMEREWIRVVGQRDVPGRPSLYATTREFLNYFSLNGLGDLPTLQEIRDFDSINRELKLEDPGSDVAEASQDEDAVETPEKIAIEDGAAVEIPEKIVIEEETNQREIIEPEQGENALDPSAEAHPDDHSVVTLPSASEAEEEGAEEKSGEPNRD; encoded by the coding sequence ATGTCTTCATACGAAAAATTGAAACAGATTGTAGAAGCGGCTTTGCTGGCTGTTGGCACCCCGCTGACCCTGGATGCGATACTCGAGCTTTTTCTGGAAGAGGAGCGCCCGGACAAAGCGCAATTGAGGGAAGTCCTGAAAGAGCTCCAGGAAGACTACCAGGGCAGAGGCATAGAAGTGGCAGAAGTGGGTGGTGCCTTCCGTATTAATGTGCGGGCCGAATACGCCCCTTGGGTATCCCGGCTGTGGGAAGAGCGTCCTGCACGTTATTCACGCGCCCTGATGGAGACACTGGCGTTGATCGCCTATCGTCAACCGATTACCCGTGGAGAGATTGAAGATATACGCGGTGTCAGTGTTAGCAGCAACATTGTGAAAACCCTCATGGAGCGTGAGTGGATCCGGGTGGTTGGACAACGCGATGTACCTGGAAGGCCCTCTCTCTATGCGACTACCCGGGAGTTCCTCAATTATTTCAGCCTGAATGGCTTGGGTGATCTGCCCACGCTACAGGAGATCAGGGATTTCGACTCGATCAACCGGGAGCTGAAATTGGAAGATCCCGGATCAGATGTGGCTGAAGCGTCTCAAGATGAGGACGCAGTGGAAACTCCCGAGAAGATAGCCATCGAAGATGGGGCAGCTGTGGAAATTCCTGAGAAGATAGTCATCGAAGAGGAGACGAATCAGCGTGAAATAATTGAACCTGAGCAGGGTGAAAATGCCCTGGATCCTTCCGCTGAAGCTCATCCCGATGATCATTCTGTTGTGACATTGCCGTCTGCCAGTGAGGCCGAAGAAGAAGGGGCAGAAGAGAAATCTGGAGAACCAAACCGTGACTAA
- the rluB gene encoding 23S rRNA pseudouridine(2605) synthase RluB: MTKDKKLLGERLQKVLANAGFGSRRELERRIEAGEVEVNGKVAHLGDRMVPEDRIFICRRPVGTARLQLVAQKVIIYNKPEGEVVTRDDPEGRPTVFRRLPRLKTGRWVSVGRLDINTSGLLLFTTDGQLANKLMHPSQQIEREYAVRVFGEVTEEMLQQMVDGMELEDGHARFEEIVASGGEGINRWFHIVIMEGRKREVRRLWEAVGAKVNRLKRVRYGPIILDSSLSIGRSRELTSEELDLLLAVVGEKKAKRQRQPVSRAKPRKAVKQRKHIHESPESGKPRRTGRGKWPDKT, encoded by the coding sequence GTGACTAAAGATAAGAAATTGCTCGGTGAGCGTTTGCAGAAAGTACTTGCCAATGCAGGTTTTGGCTCCAGGCGTGAGCTTGAGAGGCGAATTGAAGCTGGAGAGGTAGAGGTCAATGGAAAAGTGGCTCACCTGGGTGATCGGATGGTTCCTGAAGACAGGATTTTTATCTGCCGTCGGCCAGTAGGTACAGCAAGGTTACAGCTTGTAGCTCAGAAGGTGATTATCTATAACAAACCGGAAGGCGAAGTGGTAACACGGGATGATCCGGAAGGGCGTCCAACCGTTTTCCGGCGATTGCCTCGTCTGAAAACTGGCCGCTGGGTCTCCGTGGGCCGATTGGATATCAACACCAGCGGTTTACTGCTGTTTACCACCGACGGTCAGTTGGCGAATAAACTGATGCACCCATCCCAACAGATCGAACGGGAATACGCTGTGCGTGTCTTTGGTGAAGTCACCGAAGAGATGCTGCAGCAGATGGTCGATGGTATGGAACTCGAGGATGGCCACGCACGTTTTGAAGAGATTGTAGCGTCAGGTGGTGAAGGTATTAACCGCTGGTTTCATATTGTTATTATGGAAGGGCGTAAGCGCGAAGTCAGACGGCTTTGGGAAGCGGTAGGTGCCAAGGTTAACCGGCTTAAACGTGTGCGTTATGGTCCGATTATTCTCGATAGCAGTCTCTCGATTGGACGTTCCCGTGAATTAACCAGTGAAGAGCTGGATTTATTGTTGGCGGTGGTCGGTGAGAAAAAAGCAAAACGGCAGCGTCAGCCTGTATCCAGGGCGAAGCCCCGAAAGGCGGTAAAACAGCGAAAACACATCCACGAATCACCGGAGAGCGGAAAGCCACGTCGTACCGGGCGTGGAAAATGGCCGGATAAAACTTGA
- a CDS encoding endonuclease III domain-containing protein, with translation MFELLFSKYGPQHWWPGDSPFEIMVGAVLTQNCAWTNVERAINNLKLADSLSLEMVLKFSHEQLADLIRPAGYFNVKARRLKNLCVFLQTSDNQTALTSMPTDKLRKAFLDINGIGPETADDILLYAFGRPVFVIDTYTRRLFSRLGIATGNEKYEVLRSGFERALGADVALFNEYHAVIVKHAKLVCSSKPQCKLCQLETFCEKT, from the coding sequence GTGTTTGAGCTGCTGTTCTCCAAATATGGCCCTCAGCACTGGTGGCCGGGCGACAGTCCATTTGAAATCATGGTGGGCGCTGTCCTGACACAAAACTGTGCCTGGACCAATGTAGAGCGAGCCATCAACAATTTAAAATTGGCTGATTCACTCTCTCTGGAAATGGTGCTGAAGTTCTCACACGAACAGCTGGCCGACCTGATCCGCCCGGCAGGTTACTTTAATGTTAAGGCCCGACGCCTGAAAAACCTCTGCGTTTTTTTACAGACATCTGACAATCAAACAGCCCTTACCAGCATGCCGACGGATAAACTCAGAAAGGCCTTTCTTGATATCAATGGCATTGGTCCGGAGACTGCTGATGACATTCTTCTTTACGCCTTTGGTCGACCGGTCTTCGTTATCGATACCTATACACGAAGGCTCTTTTCCCGTCTTGGCATTGCAACCGGAAATGAAAAATATGAGGTGCTGCGCTCGGGCTTTGAGCGGGCTTTAGGTGCCGATGTAGCACTATTCAATGAATATCACGCCGTTATTGTAAAACATGCGAAGCTGGTTTGTAGCAGTAAGCCACAATGCAAACTGTGCCAGCTGGAGACATTCTGCGAAAAAACCTAG
- a CDS encoding cold-shock protein has product MNTGTVKWFNNAKGYGFVSPDQGEQDVFIHFSAIAMNGYKTLKEGQKVQFELEEGPKGLHAANLHSINNA; this is encoded by the coding sequence ATGAACACCGGTACCGTAAAATGGTTCAACAATGCTAAAGGGTATGGTTTTGTAAGCCCTGACCAGGGCGAGCAAGATGTTTTTATCCACTTTTCAGCCATCGCTATGAATGGTTATAAAACATTGAAGGAGGGGCAGAAAGTCCAGTTCGAACTTGAAGAAGGCCCGAAAGGGCTGCATGCAGCAAACCTCCATTCAATCAATAACGCCTGA
- the clpS gene encoding ATP-dependent Clp protease adapter ClpS, whose translation MSKQNDIEKSGGLAVEEAKPKLKRPPMYKVIILNDDYTPMEFVVQVLVSFFRMNQEKAIQIMLHVHTCGVGICGVFSRDIAEAKVAQVNDYSRSNQHPLLCSMEEA comes from the coding sequence ATGAGTAAGCAGAACGATATAGAGAAGTCAGGTGGACTTGCTGTTGAGGAGGCGAAACCGAAGCTAAAACGGCCACCGATGTATAAAGTCATCATTTTAAATGACGACTACACGCCAATGGAGTTTGTGGTGCAGGTGCTGGTATCATTTTTCAGAATGAATCAGGAGAAAGCGATACAGATTATGCTCCATGTACATACTTGTGGTGTTGGCATTTGTGGTGTTTTTAGCCGAGATATTGCAGAAGCCAAAGTAGCCCAGGTGAATGATTATTCCCGCAGTAATCAGCATCCTTTGCTATGCAGTATGGAAGAGGCATGA